A window from Bufo bufo chromosome 1, aBufBuf1.1, whole genome shotgun sequence encodes these proteins:
- the NIPAL4 gene encoding magnesium transporter NIPA4: MAASSSHNCTNGTLVTLTCTSGQVTCQILRDVNLSDSIYQNLTLDTSGSPSVKSNHDFLVGLALAVFSSILIGSSVILKKKGLLHLSEKGHTRAGAGGHGYLKDWLWWAGLLTMGGGEAANFVAYAFAPATIVTPLGALSVLISAVMSSYLLGERLNLLGKLGCALSVLGSTVLVIHSPEEQAVTTLEEMSSKLKDPGFIIYITVLFICCLVLIFILSPRYGHTNILVYLAICSLLGAFSVSSVKGLGIAVKGLFTGLQVVQYPLPWILIPILIISVVTQVNYLNKSLDVFNTSLVFPIYYVLFTTVVITTSLILFKEWVSMSPFDGVGAVCGFLIIILGVFMLHAFNNLDISLKSLQQQLHCIAPDSTKQPTKKDDQITLVDNMETQHTGSIPKVFVIYT; this comes from the exons ATGGCAGCTTCATCCAGCCACAACTGTACCAATG GGACATTGGTCACACTAACTTGCACCTCAGGCCAGGTGACCTGTCAGATTCTAAGGGACGTTAACTTGTCAGACTCCATTTACCAGAACCTGACGCTTGATACAAGTGGGTCTCCTTCAGTAAAGTCTAACCAtgattttcttgttggactggcaCTGGCTGTGTTCTCCAGCATCCTCATTGGGAGCAGTGTAATCCTGAAAAAGAAAGGTCTACTTCATCTGTCAGAGAAAGGACATACTCGTGCAG GTGCTGGTGGGCATGGCTATTTGAAAGACTGGTTGTGGTGGGCTGGACTTCTTACAA tgGGAGGAGGAGAAGCTGCCAACTTTGTTGCATATGCTTTTGCCCCAGCCACCATTGTGACACCACTTGGGGCTCTCAGTGTACTGATAAG TGCCGTGATGTCCTCCTATCTGTTAGGTGAAAGGCTGAACCTCTTGGGAAAATTGGGGTGTGCACTCAGTGTGTTGGGAAGCACCGTTCTGGTAATACACTCCCCAGAAGAACAAGCAGTGACTACCTTAGAAGAGATGTCCTCAAAGCTTAAAGACCCAG GTTTCATCATCTATATCACTGTGCTGTTCATCTGCTGCTTGGTCCTGATCTTCATTCTCTCTCCTCGTTATGGCCACACAAACATCCTTGTCTACTTGGCAATATGTTCTCTCTTGGGTGCCTTCTCAGTGTCTTCTGTGAAAGGGTTGGGCATCGCTGTGAAGGGTCTTTTCACAGGTCTACAAGTTGTCCAATATCCTCTTCCATGGATTCTTATCCCCATTCTGATCATTTCCGTGGTTACACAAGTTAACTATCTCAACAAATCATTGGACGTGTTTAATACTTCCTTAGTCTTTCCAATCTACTATGTCTTGTTCACCACTGTGGTTATCACTACGTCTCTCATCCTGTTTAAGGAATGGGTGTCTATGTCTCCATTTGATGGAGTAGGGGCAGTTTGTGGATTCCTAATCATCATCCTAGGTGTCTTCATGCTCCATGCTTTCAATAATCTGGACATAAGTCTTAAAAGTCTACAGCAGCAACTACATTGTATAGCTCCCGATTCTACCAAGCAACCAACAAAAAAAGACGACCAGATAACCTTGGTAGACAACATGGAGACGCAACACACTGGTAGCATTCCCAAAGTGTTTGTTATATACACCTAA